In Thermococcus camini, a genomic segment contains:
- the hflX gene encoding GTPase HflX, with product MRAIGVIRKSRRDRVSREEFEELLRSAGYEVVAILEQNREEHPKYNIGKGKLEELKELVRELEPDKVVFANKLSPSQAYNLWKELRVEVIDRWQLVLEIFEKRAHSKEAKLQVELASLQYEVPLVKEAIRRIKLGDRAGFKGMGEYQTQQYLKHIRYRMGRIRRELERVKADREVKRKRREEVGFILIALAGYTNAGKSTLLNALAGEDIEARNQMFTTLDTTTRRFKLGGKRVLVTDTVGFIDGLPPFIVEAFHSTLEEIVKADIILLVLDASEPWGEIRRKFLASLGVLRELKTLDRPMVVALNKMDLTGREDVRDKAERVREIAEEKGINLRRVVSISAKLGELGELYGALEDAVLTLPKYGAFEIRVNEPEKVSKAIALINAIGEVLNVEYGEETRIEAYIQTGMIKELTRLGVGIRRLNQPYEGEGLEDGQ from the coding sequence ATGAGGGCGATAGGCGTAATAAGAAAATCCAGGCGGGACAGGGTTAGCCGCGAGGAGTTCGAAGAGCTTTTGAGAAGCGCCGGCTACGAGGTAGTGGCGATACTCGAGCAGAACAGGGAGGAGCACCCGAAGTACAACATCGGAAAGGGGAAGCTGGAGGAGCTCAAGGAGCTGGTTCGGGAGCTGGAACCGGACAAGGTTGTGTTCGCCAACAAGCTCAGCCCGAGCCAGGCGTACAACCTCTGGAAGGAGCTCCGCGTTGAAGTCATCGACCGCTGGCAGCTCGTTCTCGAAATCTTCGAGAAACGCGCCCACTCAAAGGAGGCCAAACTCCAGGTGGAGCTCGCTTCACTTCAGTACGAGGTTCCGCTCGTGAAGGAAGCGATTAGGAGAATCAAGCTTGGCGACAGGGCGGGTTTCAAGGGAATGGGCGAGTACCAGACCCAGCAGTACCTCAAGCACATCCGCTACCGAATGGGCCGGATAAGGCGGGAGCTGGAGAGGGTCAAAGCCGATAGAGAGGTGAAACGGAAGCGCCGCGAGGAGGTCGGCTTCATACTCATCGCCCTCGCCGGTTACACCAACGCAGGGAAATCGACCCTTCTCAACGCCCTCGCCGGGGAGGATATAGAGGCGAGGAACCAGATGTTCACCACCCTGGACACGACGACGAGGCGCTTCAAGCTCGGCGGGAAGAGGGTTCTCGTGACAGATACAGTTGGCTTCATCGACGGTCTGCCGCCGTTCATAGTCGAGGCATTCCACTCGACGCTCGAGGAGATAGTGAAGGCGGACATAATCCTGCTCGTCCTGGATGCGAGCGAACCATGGGGGGAGATAAGAAGAAAATTCCTGGCGTCCCTGGGCGTCCTGAGAGAATTAAAAACCCTGGACAGGCCGATGGTGGTTGCACTCAACAAGATGGACCTGACCGGCAGGGAAGACGTCCGCGACAAGGCCGAGAGGGTTAGGGAGATAGCGGAGGAGAAGGGCATCAACCTCCGCCGCGTGGTGTCGATCTCCGCGAAGCTGGGTGAGCTTGGGGAGCTTTACGGTGCGCTCGAGGATGCCGTGCTGACCCTGCCGAAGTACGGGGCCTTTGAGATAAGGGTAAATGAGCCGGAGAAGGTGTCAAAGGCAATCGCTCTGATAAACGCCATCGGTGAGGTCTTAAATGTGGAATACGGCGAGGAGACCAGGATAGAGGCCTACATACAGACGGGGATGATAAAGGAGCTGACGAGGCTCGGCGTGGGGATAAGGAGGTTAAACCAGCCCTACGAGGGAGAAGGCCTTGAAGATGGCCAGTGA
- a CDS encoding nascent polypeptide-associated complex protein: MMGMNPRQMKKLMRQMGIKMEELNDVKEVVIRLENKEIIIKDPAITIITAQGEKSYQIIPGSEEVRAIVSIPEEDIKLVMEQTGVDYETAKKALEEANGDLAEAILKLTEE, from the coding sequence ATGATGGGGATGAACCCGCGGCAGATGAAGAAGCTCATGCGCCAGATGGGCATCAAGATGGAGGAGCTCAATGACGTCAAAGAGGTGGTAATCAGGCTTGAAAACAAGGAGATCATCATAAAAGACCCGGCAATTACTATAATCACCGCACAGGGCGAGAAGAGCTACCAGATAATCCCCGGAAGTGAAGAGGTCAGGGCGATAGTCAGCATCCCTGAGGAGGACATAAAACTCGTGATGGAACAGACCGGCGTTGACTACGAGACAGCAAAAAAGGCCCTCGAAGAGGCAAACGGCGACCTTGCGGAGGCGATACTGAAGCTGACGGAGGAATGA
- a CDS encoding carboxymuconolactone decarboxylase family protein, whose translation MDYDDVNVKLGEIEELLDRLGKQHPKEISAFSRFLRETLDNKALTTREKELIALALGISAGCEWCIYLHTQKALAAGAKPEELIEAGLVAVLMAGGPALMHLIPLMKAIETFQKEKGEE comes from the coding sequence ATGGATTACGACGATGTTAACGTCAAACTTGGGGAGATAGAGGAGCTCCTTGACAGGCTGGGTAAGCAGCACCCGAAGGAGATATCGGCCTTCTCCCGCTTCCTGCGTGAAACCCTCGACAACAAGGCCCTGACGACGCGCGAGAAGGAGCTGATCGCTTTGGCCCTCGGCATATCCGCGGGCTGCGAGTGGTGCATCTACCTCCACACCCAGAAGGCCCTCGCCGCCGGTGCAAAGCCGGAAGAGCTTATCGAGGCAGGTCTCGTTGCGGTTCTCATGGCCGGTGGTCCTGCCCTGATGCACCTCATACCCCTCATGAAGGCCATAGAGACCTTCCAGAAGGAGAAGGGGGAGGAGTGA
- a CDS encoding inorganic phosphate transporter, with amino-acid sequence MDGLAVAAVAVAFYIAWNIGSNDSANAMGTAVGAGILSFRQATLTIAIFVLMGVYLRGYKVMKTVGKGIVPEGYLTMEMAVIALLAAGVWVTIATVKGLPVSTTQAIVGGVIGVGLATHAPVNWYTLIKIAAAWIVSPVLSGLLAIVLYRFYSFVVSRIGSVSTIESLYKALAILGGSYMAFNFGTNEVANASGPLVGAGFMEPKVAGIFGAIALSLGALTFSYAVMHTVGKKITALGPISAFAAQFGSAIAVSLANLFGLPVSSSQSIVGGVVGVGLLMGQGVEKSVIRDIVFGWIATPLTAIAISLAIFKAFSLVGLV; translated from the coding sequence ATGGATGGCCTGGCGGTAGCGGCTGTTGCGGTTGCATTCTACATTGCATGGAACATAGGCTCCAACGATTCCGCCAATGCCATGGGCACCGCGGTTGGGGCTGGAATACTGAGTTTCCGCCAGGCCACGCTTACGATAGCGATTTTCGTCCTCATGGGGGTCTACCTCAGGGGATACAAGGTTATGAAGACCGTCGGGAAGGGCATAGTGCCTGAAGGGTACCTCACGATGGAGATGGCGGTCATAGCGCTCCTTGCCGCAGGCGTGTGGGTGACGATAGCCACCGTGAAGGGCCTCCCCGTTTCCACTACCCAGGCGATAGTTGGAGGGGTCATCGGAGTGGGCCTCGCCACCCATGCTCCAGTGAACTGGTACACCCTCATCAAAATCGCCGCCGCGTGGATTGTTTCTCCCGTGCTCTCGGGCCTGCTTGCGATAGTCCTGTACAGGTTCTACTCCTTTGTGGTGTCGAGAATCGGGAGCGTCTCTACCATCGAATCCCTCTACAAGGCCCTGGCGATACTCGGGGGTTCGTACATGGCATTCAACTTTGGAACCAACGAGGTGGCCAACGCCTCAGGACCCCTCGTCGGCGCGGGCTTCATGGAGCCGAAGGTGGCGGGAATCTTCGGGGCGATAGCGCTCTCCCTCGGTGCCCTCACCTTCAGCTACGCGGTGATGCACACCGTTGGGAAGAAGATAACGGCCCTTGGCCCAATATCAGCCTTCGCCGCCCAGTTCGGCTCGGCAATAGCCGTCAGCCTCGCCAACCTCTTCGGCCTCCCGGTAAGCTCAAGCCAGTCCATAGTCGGAGGCGTGGTGGGTGTTGGGTTATTGATGGGTCAGGGTGTTGAGAAATCGGTCATCAGGGATATAGTCTTTGGATGGATAGCAACGCCACTCACGGCCATAGCGATATCACTGGCCATCTTCAAGGCCTTCTCCCTCGTAGGGCTGGTTTAA